A stretch of the Simiduia curdlanivorans genome encodes the following:
- a CDS encoding multiheme c-type cytochrome, whose product MTRQLRLQIHAASFFGLLLSLSSYGQAAPLTPDQAPAVHNGVASCATSACHGKVAAVEGRNVWLNEYHIWSTQDRHSRAYQTLLTDRSKAMAQRLGLGSAHTAKACLDCHADNVAAAQRGQKFQLSDGVSCEACHGGSEKWLKSHTEPQVSHADNIANGLYPTENALDRSALCLSCHKGTGSKFADHTMMAAGHPRLTFELDTFTANQPGHYKIDADYQARKGKPAPGSLWMLGQMESGKRSLALIQQHAGTLAAENLAIYDCHSCHRPMNPARGQAQDDSRQLPAGSIRLEDSALDMIAVIFKVLWPEQSGAWHKAVAALHKAQAQQELALALTDLDNRLVSLEAKLRQQAATAADLANIRRQLIKLGEQGAYKDFTSAEQVFLALESLSYDLGDRQTLLPALDALYNSVADEYRFDHGAFVKALGKINN is encoded by the coding sequence ATGACACGCCAACTTAGGCTGCAAATCCATGCTGCCTCCTTTTTCGGCCTGCTTTTAAGTCTATCGAGCTACGGGCAAGCCGCGCCACTCACGCCCGACCAAGCGCCGGCAGTTCATAACGGGGTTGCCAGCTGCGCTACCTCGGCCTGCCACGGCAAGGTGGCCGCCGTTGAGGGCCGCAATGTGTGGCTCAACGAATACCATATTTGGTCGACCCAAGACCGGCACTCGCGCGCCTATCAAACCCTTCTCACCGATAGATCCAAAGCCATGGCCCAGCGCTTGGGCTTGGGCAGCGCCCACACCGCCAAGGCCTGCCTCGATTGCCACGCCGATAATGTCGCCGCAGCGCAGCGCGGCCAGAAGTTTCAGCTCAGTGACGGCGTCAGCTGCGAGGCCTGCCATGGCGGCTCGGAAAAGTGGTTAAAATCCCATACTGAACCGCAGGTGAGCCATGCGGACAATATCGCCAATGGCCTATACCCTACTGAAAACGCCTTGGATAGATCGGCACTTTGCCTGTCTTGCCACAAGGGCACGGGCAGTAAATTTGCCGACCATACTATGATGGCTGCCGGTCACCCGCGCCTTACCTTCGAGCTAGACACCTTTACCGCGAATCAGCCAGGGCACTACAAAATTGATGCAGACTACCAAGCCCGGAAAGGTAAACCTGCGCCCGGCAGCCTTTGGATGCTTGGGCAAATGGAAAGTGGTAAGCGCAGCCTGGCGCTAATACAGCAACATGCCGGCACCCTAGCGGCAGAAAACTTGGCCATCTACGATTGCCATAGTTGCCACAGACCCATGAACCCGGCGCGCGGGCAAGCGCAGGATGACAGCAGGCAGTTGCCCGCGGGCAGCATTCGCCTCGAAGACAGTGCCCTCGATATGATCGCTGTGATCTTTAAGGTACTATGGCCAGAGCAATCTGGCGCCTGGCACAAGGCTGTGGCTGCACTGCATAAGGCCCAAGCCCAACAAGAATTAGCGCTCGCCTTAACCGATTTAGACAATCGCTTGGTCAGCCTCGAAGCCAAACTTCGCCAACAAGCAGCCACAGCAGCAGACCTAGCCAACATACGTCGCCAACTGATTAAACTCGGTGAACAAGGCGCTTACAAAGACTTTACCAGCGCCGAACAAGTGTTTCTGGCGCTAGAAAGCCTGTCCTATGACCTAGGCGACAGACAAACCCTACTACCAGCCTTAGACGCACTTTATAATAGCGTTGCCGATGAATACCGATTCGATCACGGTGCCTTTGTTAAGGCACTGGGTAAAATAAACAATTAA